The proteins below come from a single Pseudanabaena sp. BC1403 genomic window:
- a CDS encoding rhomboid family intramembrane serine protease, translating to MTTEPNPSPDPNFNEEFPSEEEPLLITDEMLTDHPERGRADFESGMSSFPPLTLILIALNIAVFVWQINTGSLLSKDAIIASGALERSHLFRGELWRLFSPMFLHGSLDHLIGNCFALYVLGIACEHALRFRQFGIVYFFSGFCGSLLSVMVQPGPSVGASGAIFGLMAFIVVFLYKYQKSFFIRDRRIGFVIAAWGLFTIVFGFLTPYIDNFAHIGGAIGGAIAILFQKPFLLSKVHRP from the coding sequence ATGACAACGGAACCAAATCCATCTCCAGATCCCAACTTTAATGAGGAGTTTCCTTCTGAAGAAGAACCTCTTTTAATTACCGATGAAATGTTAACCGATCATCCCGAAAGAGGCAGAGCTGACTTTGAAAGTGGAATGTCTAGCTTCCCACCATTAACTCTAATATTAATCGCCTTAAATATTGCAGTATTTGTGTGGCAAATTAATACTGGTTCACTGTTGAGCAAGGATGCAATCATTGCATCTGGAGCATTAGAAAGATCGCATTTATTTCGAGGTGAATTGTGGCGGCTATTCAGTCCAATGTTTCTACATGGAAGTTTAGACCATTTGATTGGTAACTGTTTTGCTCTGTATGTATTGGGAATTGCCTGTGAACATGCGCTTAGATTCAGACAGTTTGGAATTGTCTACTTTTTCAGTGGCTTTTGTGGTTCTTTACTTAGTGTGATGGTTCAGCCAGGACCATCTGTGGGTGCATCTGGAGCGATCTTTGGACTAATGGCATTCATCGTTGTATTTTTGTATAAGTATCAAAAATCTTTTTTTATTAGAGATCGTCGAATTGGTTTTGTTATAGCAGCTTGGGGACTTTTTACAATTGTCTTTGGATTTCTCACTCCATATATTGATAATTTTGCTCACATTGGTGGAGCAATCGGTGGGGCGATTGCGATTCTATTTCAAAAACCTTTTCTGTTAAGTAAAGTACATCGCCCTTAA